From a single Phaenicophaeus curvirostris isolate KB17595 chromosome 8, BPBGC_Pcur_1.0, whole genome shotgun sequence genomic region:
- the LOC138723164 gene encoding serine/arginine-rich splicing factor 11-like isoform X4, which produces MSTVDPKLNHVAAGLVSPSLKSDTSSKEIEEAMKRVREAQSLISAAIEPDKKDEKRRHSRSRSRSRRRRTPSSSRHRRSRSRSRRRSHSKSRSRRRSKSPRRRRSHSRERGRRSRSTSKTRDKKKEDKEKKRSKTPPKSYSTTRRSRSTSRERRRRRSRSGTRSPKKARSPKRKMSRSPSPKRHKKEKKKDKDKERSRDERERSTSKKKKSKDKEKDRERKSESDKDVKQVTRDYDEEEQGYDSEKEKKEEKKMADSSSPKVKESAAEKGSGDSARESKVNGDDHHEEDMDMSD; this is translated from the exons ATGAGCACAGTGGATCCAAA GTTGAACCACGTAGCTGCAGGTCTTGTTTCACCAAGTCTGAAATCAGATACCTCcagtaaagaaatagaagaagCTATGAAAAGAGTACGAGAAGCACAGTCATTAATTTCTGCTGCTATAGAGCCAG acaaaaaagatgaaaagagaagGCATTCAAGGTCAAGGTCACGctcgaggaggaggaggacaccTTCTTCATCAAGACACAG ACGGTCAAGGAGCAGATCAAGGAGAAGGTCCCATTCAAAATCAAGAAGCAGGAGGCGATCTAAAAGTCCAAGGCGAAGAAGATCTCATTCCAGAGAGAGGGGCAGAAGGTCTAGGAGCACATCTAAAACCAG ggataaaaagaaggaagacaaagaaaagaaacgcTCTAAAACACCCCCCAAAAGCTACAGCACAACTAGACGATCAAGAAGCACAAGCAG AGAAAGACGACGTAGAAGAAGCAGGAGTGGAACACGGTCACCTAAAAAAGCCAGGTCtcctaaaaggaaaatgtcCCGGTCCCCATCTCCAAAAAG acataaaaaggaaaaaaagaaggataaagACAAGGAGAGAAGTAGAGATGAGAGGGAGCGGtcaacaagcaagaaaaaaaaaagcaaagacaaagagAAGGATCGAGAACGAAAATCTGAGAGTGATAAAGATGTGAAA CAGGTCACAAGGGATTACGATGAAGAAGAGCAAGGATACGACAgcgagaaagagaaaaaggaagagaagaaaatggcaGACTCTTCCTCCCCTAAAGTGAAGGAGTCCGCTGCTGAGAAAGGAAGCGGAGATTCAGCAAGGGAGTCCAAAGTGAATGGGGATGATCATCACGAAGAGGACATGGACATGAGTGACTGA